A single window of Polaribacter sp. SA4-10 DNA harbors:
- a CDS encoding FAD-dependent monooxygenase has product MKTTVTYDVVIIGGGPAGLSAAISLLQKQELSVLVIEGQAIGDELIGENCPPNTILLLKQLRVAKAFYKGNHAPCPGYASVWGRADVGYNDFIVNPLGPSWRLDRKAFDSMLADEARRLSAQIHWSTQFLDAVKVEKGYALRLRDRIANAEYKVNARFVVDASGANSRFAKAIGISKIIEDRLFASIRIASIAEGKPSKQIQIEAVPEGWWYNAALPDNRIITMMLSEKENIAALQDSQHEGFEAQLANTNFIAERLKKLKLKEHQYYTRPVYSGILPVIEGKDWVAIGDAASSYDPIAAHGIHKGISDGIRVTSKILAFFNGEEELNSFSAFVNERYVNYKKNRDYVYAIEQRWYDAPFWNKRIMNPLEITYANNGYK; this is encoded by the coding sequence TTGAAAACAACAGTCACATATGATGTAGTAATTATAGGAGGTGGGCCTGCTGGATTAAGCGCGGCCATCTCTCTTCTCCAAAAGCAAGAACTTTCAGTACTTGTCATTGAAGGGCAGGCTATTGGTGATGAGCTTATAGGAGAGAACTGTCCGCCCAATACCATCTTGCTTTTAAAACAGCTGAGAGTAGCAAAAGCATTTTACAAAGGAAATCATGCACCCTGTCCGGGGTACGCTTCCGTATGGGGAAGAGCAGATGTAGGGTACAACGATTTTATAGTGAACCCATTGGGACCATCATGGCGTTTAGATCGTAAAGCATTTGATAGCATGTTGGCAGATGAAGCTCGAAGGCTAAGTGCTCAAATACACTGGTCCACCCAGTTTTTAGATGCTGTAAAAGTAGAAAAAGGCTATGCCTTACGCTTAAGGGATAGGATCGCAAATGCAGAATATAAAGTAAATGCACGCTTTGTTGTAGATGCCTCTGGTGCCAACTCGCGATTTGCCAAAGCTATTGGAATTAGTAAAATTATTGAAGATCGCTTATTTGCTTCCATACGTATAGCAAGCATTGCAGAAGGAAAACCCTCGAAACAAATACAGATCGAAGCCGTACCTGAAGGTTGGTGGTATAATGCCGCTTTGCCAGATAATCGTATTATTACCATGATGCTTTCAGAAAAAGAAAACATAGCAGCGCTGCAAGATTCGCAACATGAAGGTTTTGAGGCACAATTAGCCAATACCAATTTTATAGCAGAACGATTAAAGAAACTAAAACTAAAAGAACACCAATACTATACTCGGCCTGTTTATTCAGGGATTTTACCTGTTATAGAAGGAAAAGACTGGGTAGCAATAGGTGATGCAGCGTCTAGTTATGATCCTATAGCTGCTCATGGTATTCATAAAGGAATAAGCGATGGTATAAGAGTAACTTCTAAAATTCTTGCTTTTTTCAATGGGGAAGAAGAACTCAATTCGTTTTCTGCTTTTGTCAATGAACGTTATGTCAACTATAAGAAAAACAGAGATTATGTTTATGCTATAGAGCAGCGTTGGTATGACGCTCCGTTTTGGAATAAAAGAATTATGAATCCATTGGAAATCACGTATGCTAACAATGGCTATAAGTAA
- a CDS encoding LodA/GoxA family CTQ-dependent oxidase, with protein sequence MKNKTIFRVHPTINFARFGTSDDYILSPEDSAGMPQEGTDTTGGLPIKKGTEKTTITSKDLRDEDGNLKKQAARFRIYTYDHNGKASYPEGGGIEVTIGAKLPDGRVVRDLVWSSHLANKKAAAYNVVNNKGILAYADNQVPQLRNPETHGDIDSDYRLNRLMIDPGPRTISALSKERAKFDDCTIPTCLNDKGEIEKLPAYPVRFPADSNEELFEPNGPLDTLGEILTDDKGRLLVLPSTGNAVGQYDEYGVPIQMTGDLNNVGWFDSAADGPVSVTIQFADGSSEEAFGAWVVCGDPAYAPQIRNVVSVWDDVYDTFVRELDLQPELFRQTGESENGDDGEGVYRLDYLPNFANDIKPTFIACTLQRWTANLPEMALRAHTAVDAISENDDPNRTIMAALNFLRNPNNEETNIGAPLMPLSLGAAGTSFMTVTKTQYFFLEQWSKKRFTKGNETKLGPGELLDMASLANCLGGRYVPGIEVSYTVRCKDMYIQDWKISGAGPFRIKHFPLKYENLDKSTPFLKSGWIPLHDMTDGIEPGDISKFMATPWQTDYNSCSIHQTAINTDGVNESNGAETTLYWSWPSQRPDAVYVAEEVVNNVLPKQKWSIRGPGTYAVNPAQAATFQDPLDAVNEWHKIGIIIQGTNVDIEGREFSPELYLEVQGKLTNPGDATDPVAEWPFNANPPKKKSKKDCPF encoded by the coding sequence ATGAAAAATAAAACCATATTTAGAGTACATCCGACCATTAATTTTGCGCGTTTTGGAACAAGTGATGATTATATATTATCTCCTGAAGATAGCGCTGGAATGCCTCAAGAAGGAACCGACACTACTGGAGGATTGCCTATCAAAAAAGGAACAGAAAAAACAACCATTACCAGTAAAGATCTTCGAGATGAAGACGGAAATTTAAAGAAGCAAGCTGCGAGATTTCGTATTTATACTTACGATCATAATGGCAAAGCAAGTTATCCAGAAGGTGGCGGAATAGAAGTAACAATAGGAGCAAAGTTGCCCGATGGAAGAGTGGTAAGAGACCTTGTCTGGTCAAGTCATCTAGCCAATAAAAAGGCGGCTGCCTATAACGTAGTAAACAACAAAGGGATCTTGGCATATGCAGACAATCAAGTACCGCAACTGCGAAACCCTGAAACCCATGGAGATATTGATTCGGACTATCGTTTAAACAGGTTGATGATCGACCCAGGGCCAAGAACCATAAGTGCTTTAAGTAAGGAGCGCGCAAAGTTTGATGATTGTACGATACCTACCTGTTTAAATGATAAAGGAGAAATAGAAAAATTGCCAGCCTATCCAGTTCGTTTTCCTGCAGATTCGAACGAAGAGCTTTTTGAACCTAACGGTCCGCTAGACACCTTGGGAGAAATTCTAACGGATGATAAAGGACGCCTACTGGTGTTGCCCAGTACAGGAAACGCTGTTGGGCAATATGATGAATACGGCGTGCCCATTCAAATGACGGGCGATTTAAATAATGTTGGATGGTTTGATTCTGCTGCAGACGGACCGGTTTCAGTAACCATTCAATTTGCAGACGGTTCGAGCGAAGAAGCTTTTGGTGCTTGGGTAGTTTGTGGCGACCCTGCCTACGCTCCTCAAATTCGTAATGTTGTTTCTGTATGGGATGATGTGTATGATACCTTTGTACGTGAATTAGACTTGCAACCCGAATTATTCCGTCAAACAGGGGAATCCGAAAATGGAGACGATGGTGAAGGTGTTTATCGCTTAGATTATCTACCAAATTTTGCGAATGACATCAAGCCTACGTTTATTGCCTGTACCTTACAACGTTGGACAGCCAATTTACCAGAGATGGCTTTGCGTGCACATACAGCAGTGGATGCTATTAGCGAAAACGATGATCCAAACAGGACCATCATGGCGGCCTTAAATTTCTTACGAAACCCGAATAACGAAGAAACCAATATTGGAGCACCTTTAATGCCTTTGTCATTAGGGGCTGCTGGGACTTCTTTCATGACTGTAACCAAAACCCAATATTTCTTTCTAGAACAATGGTCTAAGAAAAGGTTTACCAAAGGAAACGAAACCAAGCTAGGACCAGGAGAGTTATTGGATATGGCATCCTTAGCCAATTGTTTGGGCGGACGTTACGTACCAGGTATTGAAGTAAGTTATACCGTTCGTTGCAAAGACATGTACATTCAAGATTGGAAAATATCTGGTGCAGGGCCTTTCCGTATAAAACACTTTCCATTGAAGTATGAAAACCTAGATAAATCCACTCCATTTCTAAAAAGCGGATGGATTCCATTACACGATATGACCGATGGTATTGAACCAGGAGATATCTCAAAATTCATGGCAACTCCGTGGCAAACAGACTATAATTCCTGTTCCATTCACCAAACCGCTATTAATACCGATGGTGTAAACGAAAGTAACGGTGCCGAAACAACCCTATATTGGTCGTGGCCATCACAAAGACCAGATGCAGTGTATGTAGCAGAAGAAGTAGTGAACAATGTTCTACCAAAACAAAAATGGTCTATTCGTGGCCCAGGAACTTATGCAGTGAATCCTGCACAAGCCGCTACTTTTCAAGACCCTCTGGATGCAGTAAATGAATGGCATAAAATAGGAATAATCATACAGGGAACTAATGTAGATATTGAGGGGAGGGAGTTTTCGCCAGAATTGTATTTAGAGGTACAGGGGAAATTAACCAATCCAGGAGATGCTACAGATCCTGTAGCAGAATGGCCATTTAACGCCAATCCGCCGAAAAAGAAGTCTAAAAAAGACTGTCCTTTTTGA
- a CDS encoding ferritin-like domain-containing protein, whose product MKLTQNDWNLEHLKVHLQSAVDLEFWTIPFYMSAMYSIKDKSSESYQLIRTIVNQEMLHLQCASNIANAYGLSPSIDAPVYEGTTIPHLDFSLDNQEVIKPYLPYTAEIGPLDLNHINAMCLIEIPDYETREKVPLFSKVEEYGSIGAFYEALRLGASHLKKDIKGGVRQVDFFSAFYRNMPEMKITESKDVGFNQVDLLIDLITEQGEGQSKVNQTIPETFQNTADDTEPEDDHFEKFNEIKNSQPFPETFPVKKVSDYTAEDKELEAILIEQFTELRETLQRLFSGENPEKFFAIMASVGGAIRNCWEHGVTPKYS is encoded by the coding sequence ATGAAACTAACACAAAACGATTGGAATCTTGAACATTTAAAGGTTCATTTACAAAGTGCCGTCGATCTCGAATTCTGGACGATTCCTTTCTACATGTCTGCAATGTATTCGATTAAAGATAAGTCGTCAGAATCTTATCAATTAATAAGAACCATTGTAAACCAAGAAATGCTGCATTTGCAATGTGCTTCCAATATTGCTAATGCCTATGGTTTATCACCGAGTATTGACGCACCAGTATATGAAGGAACCACCATTCCACATCTCGATTTCTCGTTAGACAATCAGGAGGTTATTAAACCTTACTTGCCCTATACAGCAGAGATTGGGCCTTTAGATTTAAATCACATCAATGCGATGTGTCTAATAGAGATCCCAGATTATGAAACGAGGGAAAAAGTACCACTTTTTAGCAAAGTAGAAGAGTATGGTAGTATTGGTGCTTTTTACGAAGCCCTTCGTTTAGGTGCTTCACACTTAAAAAAGGATATCAAAGGAGGTGTAAGACAGGTCGATTTTTTCTCTGCCTTTTACAGAAATATGCCAGAAATGAAAATCACAGAATCCAAAGATGTTGGATTTAACCAAGTAGATTTACTAATAGATTTAATTACAGAACAAGGAGAAGGACAATCTAAAGTAAATCAAACTATTCCAGAGACTTTCCAAAACACAGCGGATGATACCGAGCCGGAAGACGATCATTTTGAGAAGTTCAATGAGATTAAGAATTCACAACCTTTTCCAGAGACTTTCCCAGTAAAAAAAGTATCAGACTATACCGCAGAAGACAAAGAACTAGAAGCCATACTAATAGAGCAATTCACTGAGTTGCGTGAAACTCTGCAACGATTGTTCAGTGGAGAGAACCCAGAGAAATTCTTTGCAATTATGGCCAGCGTTGGCGGTGCCATTCGTAACTGCTGGGAGCATGGAGTGACTCCAAAATATAGTTAA
- a CDS encoding lipopolysaccharide assembly protein LapB, producing the protein MKKYEKIILIIFGVALALQLLAFPGKSALLALTTWGLSASYLIGGYWLFGTKENKRIAISIIAGIAFSSSLFNLPFLIWVNKESYYYFLPIANGLLFLFLLGYLFLQRKSETNLRNIKLIFIRSLIVLIVTSFFTYTPISFKPYRAILYSLNNGRDYIQANLRMFDYTEECEDALEKGECDRAIQFALQANDAGKTWLGVPLESQNDSLNIDGDNIVQDYSNESQLWQISGTFSNLYKAYKCKADEHYENKQYEQALNYYIKSDVGLTNYERKSEYWKIEQTYSKNRLALCYKKLYNYEYADSLFVEAIEQYEAIKDTTDRNVAIFYSNLAESMSDQVEFGYSNLFYKTAIIILQKDSSNKENKKDIIENYHNLIKNHIRTDSLEQAKLYIEKTFKVADMATVYFCNTKLYEGLYFYKKSQYKKADEILTESLDCSISILEPTNQNIAENYLVLAQVKIALAEYEKARNILNKGIEITVKNYGENSERLANYIKVDAHLDKELGNYQKSEKKYYQILEIYNKELGGGNSKMPEILSSLADLEIILAKFGKAKTHSDSSISIANFFVDLDNPAVTVLINNAAYVNYYIGNYNISDSLYQKTIKINKDFELQTTATSALALNGLGLIMTAKKEYKKADSLFVQTLKLHKEIFTENHPFTAVVYLNYASLKIEQKKINEAKEMLTKSLDINKQFFDIRHDIFADIYSAFGDLAKKEKQPNIAKDFYQKALDIYLEKFEANHIKVISIKEKLKGSS; encoded by the coding sequence ATGAAAAAATACGAAAAAATAATACTCATCATTTTTGGTGTTGCACTGGCACTTCAATTATTAGCATTCCCAGGTAAAAGTGCATTACTTGCTCTTACGACTTGGGGCTTATCCGCTTCTTATCTTATTGGTGGTTATTGGCTCTTTGGAACAAAAGAAAATAAAAGAATAGCTATTTCCATAATAGCTGGGATAGCATTTTCGTCTTCGCTTTTCAACTTGCCTTTTTTAATATGGGTCAATAAAGAATCTTATTACTATTTTCTCCCTATTGCAAATGGACTACTATTTTTGTTCCTATTAGGGTACTTATTTCTTCAAAGAAAGTCCGAAACGAATCTTAGAAATATCAAATTAATATTTATACGCTCGTTAATTGTTTTAATAGTAACCTCCTTTTTTACTTATACTCCAATATCATTCAAACCATATAGAGCTATTCTCTACTCACTTAACAATGGACGTGATTATATTCAAGCTAACTTAAGAATGTTTGATTATACCGAGGAATGTGAAGATGCTCTTGAAAAAGGCGAATGCGATAGAGCAATTCAATTCGCTTTACAAGCGAATGATGCAGGAAAGACTTGGCTTGGTGTTCCATTAGAAAGTCAAAATGACTCATTAAATATTGATGGAGACAATATAGTTCAAGATTATTCAAACGAAAGTCAACTTTGGCAAATAAGTGGGACATTTAGTAATTTATATAAAGCTTATAAATGTAAAGCTGATGAACATTATGAAAACAAACAATATGAACAAGCTTTAAATTATTACATTAAGTCAGATGTAGGACTCACTAATTATGAGCGTAAATCTGAATATTGGAAGATTGAACAGACGTACTCAAAAAACCGACTTGCTCTCTGCTACAAAAAACTATACAACTATGAATATGCAGATTCTCTTTTTGTCGAAGCGATAGAACAATATGAAGCTATTAAGGACACAACTGATAGAAATGTAGCTATCTTTTATAGTAATCTTGCCGAATCAATGTCTGACCAAGTAGAGTTCGGATATTCTAATTTATTTTATAAAACAGCGATTATAATTCTTCAAAAAGACAGTTCAAACAAAGAAAACAAAAAAGATATAATTGAAAATTATCATAACCTAATAAAAAATCATATACGAACTGACAGCTTAGAACAAGCTAAATTGTATATTGAAAAAACCTTTAAAGTCGCTGATATGGCGACTGTATATTTTTGTAATACAAAATTATATGAAGGTCTTTATTTTTACAAAAAAAGTCAATATAAGAAGGCTGATGAAATTCTCACTGAAAGCCTAGATTGTTCTATAAGCATTCTTGAACCAACAAATCAAAACATTGCAGAAAACTATCTAGTATTAGCTCAGGTAAAAATTGCACTTGCTGAATATGAAAAGGCAAGAAATATATTAAACAAAGGAATAGAAATAACAGTAAAAAACTATGGAGAAAATAGTGAACGATTAGCCAATTATATTAAAGTAGATGCCCATCTCGATAAAGAGCTTGGGAATTACCAAAAATCCGAAAAAAAGTATTATCAAATACTCGAAATATATAACAAGGAACTAGGGGGGGGGAATTCAAAAATGCCCGAAATTCTTTCAAGTCTAGCTGACCTTGAAATAATACTTGCAAAATTTGGTAAAGCAAAGACCCATTCTGATAGCTCAATATCTATTGCCAATTTCTTTGTTGACCTTGATAATCCAGCTGTAACTGTCTTAATAAATAATGCTGCATATGTCAATTACTATATTGGCAATTACAATATATCTGACTCTCTTTACCAAAAGACAATAAAAATTAATAAAGACTTTGAATTACAAACAACAGCTACTTCTGCTCTTGCATTAAACGGACTTGGACTTATAATGACTGCAAAAAAGGAATACAAAAAAGCAGATTCTTTATTCGTTCAAACACTTAAACTACACAAAGAAATATTTACAGAGAATCATCCTTTTACAGCAGTAGTGTATTTAAACTATGCCAGTCTGAAAATAGAGCAAAAAAAGATTAATGAAGCTAAAGAAATGCTAACTAAATCATTGGACATCAATAAACAGTTTTTTGACATTAGACACGATATTTTTGCAGACATTTATTCAGCTTTTGGTGATTTAGCTAAAAAAGAAAAACAACCAAATATCGCTAAAGACTTTTATCAAAAAGCACTTGATATTTACCTTGAAAAATTTGAAGCTAATCATATAAAAGTAATATCTATAAAAGAAAAATTAAAAGGCAGCAGCTAA
- a CDS encoding TIR domain-containing protein yields MKIFVSYTTRDRNITRELLLKLYNELSEFETVYIDLIHNDSENKQKRVFDELESADQVVLIETESVYDSGWVKIELESAKILKKDIIKIPYNELIEFLKAEKSQWLTMYIENRRNSNKFKAFG; encoded by the coding sequence ATGAAAATTTTTGTTAGCTATACTACTCGCGATAGAAATATCACAAGAGAACTTTTATTAAAGTTATATAATGAACTTTCCGAATTTGAAACTGTATATATTGATTTGATTCACAATGATTCAGAAAATAAACAAAAAAGAGTTTTTGATGAATTAGAATCTGCCGACCAAGTTGTATTAATAGAAACAGAAAGTGTTTATGATTCAGGTTGGGTTAAAATAGAATTAGAAAGTGCGAAAATTTTGAAAAAAGATATCATCAAAATTCCGTACAATGAACTAATTGAATTTCTAAAAGCGGAAAAAAGTCAGTGGCTAACAATGTATATAGAAAATAGGCGAAATAGTAATAAATTCAAGGCTTTTGGCTAA
- a CDS encoding AAA family ATPase produces the protein MMIKLKTVTVNKYKSIQQSQIVYIEPDITTVVGMNESGKTSFLTAIAKTNYFNSDEDFKFDITQDYPRNELIDFQHEEEDCDIINCTYSISDELLKEIEHEFGKGVFNVKEFTYTVRYKSETTSFTGLKADTKKFLELEVNDGYTLSKATKDAIIACKDLKDVADIVGTEEDEDLSVLKTKIKKLVDEGYKFTNSLTGYIAKAWIDPKMPKFWYFDDYYPLKGKININELHNNPPTDEKDKTSKALFELARINPKEILDSTEEEYEKYIALLEASSNKITNEIFKYWTTNQNLDIEFKIQNIKNKQNQPEKVLDIRVKSQRHKITLPLDRRSKGFNWFFSFIIWFSKIQADKNSDYILLLDEPGLNLHASAQADLMKFFEDLSKKYQIIYTTHSPFMVDTEHLNRVRTCFETDNGTIISDTIQEKDPNTLFPLQAALGYDIAQNLFVSNNNLLVEGPADLIYLTLLSSLLEANKRVGLKQEFTIVPVGGLDKVSTFISLLRGSKLNVVCMLDTFTDQKGKQKVDDLVRYKIIKEKNLHFFDEFASNGNKTADIEDLFTKKDYLKIFNAAFKDDYDKVNLKDLDKDLETILKQINKVIGVKRFNHYRPASKLNQMGVDISFFDEATLGNFENMFKEINKHIK, from the coding sequence ATGATGATAAAACTAAAGACAGTAACCGTTAATAAATATAAGAGCATCCAACAAAGTCAAATAGTTTATATTGAACCTGATATTACTACAGTTGTTGGAATGAACGAGTCTGGTAAAACGTCTTTTTTGACTGCAATAGCAAAAACCAACTATTTCAATTCGGACGAAGATTTCAAGTTTGACATTACACAAGATTATCCACGAAACGAATTGATTGATTTTCAGCACGAGGAAGAGGATTGTGATATTATTAATTGCACCTATTCAATTTCTGATGAACTGTTAAAAGAGATTGAGCATGAATTTGGAAAGGGTGTTTTTAATGTCAAAGAATTCACATATACAGTGCGTTACAAAAGCGAAACCACTTCTTTTACTGGTCTTAAAGCTGATACTAAAAAATTTTTAGAATTAGAAGTTAACGATGGTTATACATTGAGTAAAGCGACTAAAGATGCTATAATCGCTTGTAAGGATTTAAAGGATGTAGCAGATATTGTAGGCACAGAAGAAGATGAAGATTTATCAGTACTTAAAACTAAAATTAAAAAACTTGTAGATGAGGGCTATAAGTTTACTAATTCACTTACAGGTTATATTGCAAAGGCTTGGATAGATCCAAAAATGCCGAAATTCTGGTATTTCGATGACTATTATCCGCTAAAAGGTAAAATAAACATAAATGAGTTACATAACAATCCACCAACTGATGAAAAGGACAAAACATCAAAAGCTCTTTTTGAACTTGCAAGAATAAATCCGAAAGAAATTCTAGATTCAACAGAGGAAGAATATGAGAAATACATAGCTTTATTAGAGGCTTCTTCTAATAAAATTACCAATGAGATTTTTAAATATTGGACTACTAATCAAAATTTAGATATTGAATTTAAGATTCAAAATATAAAAAACAAGCAAAACCAACCAGAGAAGGTTCTTGACATTAGGGTAAAAAGTCAACGACATAAAATTACGTTGCCACTTGACAGAAGAAGTAAGGGCTTTAATTGGTTCTTCTCATTTATTATTTGGTTTAGTAAAATTCAAGCAGATAAAAATTCTGACTACATTTTACTATTAGATGAGCCTGGATTAAATCTTCACGCTTCGGCACAAGCTGACTTGATGAAGTTTTTTGAAGACTTATCTAAAAAGTATCAAATAATTTATACAACTCACTCGCCATTTATGGTTGATACTGAACACTTAAATAGAGTAAGAACTTGCTTTGAAACTGACAATGGGACTATTATTTCTGATACTATCCAAGAAAAAGACCCAAATACATTATTTCCTTTACAAGCAGCCTTGGGATATGACATAGCTCAAAATCTATTTGTCTCAAATAATAACTTGTTAGTAGAAGGTCCAGCAGACCTAATTTATTTAACTCTTTTATCATCACTTTTAGAAGCCAACAAAAGAGTTGGTTTGAAACAAGAATTTACAATAGTTCCTGTTGGCGGACTTGATAAAGTATCAACTTTTATTTCATTACTTCGAGGTTCTAAACTAAATGTGGTTTGTATGTTAGATACTTTTACAGACCAAAAGGGCAAACAAAAAGTAGACGATTTAGTAAGATATAAAATCATAAAGGAAAAAAATCTACACTTTTTTGATGAATTTGCCAGCAACGGAAATAAAACCGCTGATATTGAAGATTTATTTACGAAAAAAGATTATTTAAAAATATTTAACGCAGCTTTTAAAGATGATTATGATAAAGTAAATCTAAAGGATTTAGATAAAGATTTAGAAACCATCCTCAAGCAAATAAATAAAGTTATTGGAGTAAAAAGATTCAATCATTATCGTCCTGCAAGCAAGCTAAATCAAATGGGAGTTGATATAAGCTTCTTTGACGAAGCAACTTTGGGTAATTTTGAGAATATGTTCAAAGAGATTAATAAACATATAAAATAA
- a CDS encoding TIR domain-containing protein — protein sequence MAYRNKTYVCFDADSDIDYYKAMQSWKATDHIDFNFYDAHDLNNIRETSNEDTIKRRLRERFRDTKLLIVLVGNQTKFHYKYVRWEIEVALKLEIPIIAVNIINSETRVYDKYPPILRDELVLNIQYNRTLIKYSIDNWIDTYNSLKSKEDISNKVWNEQVYRNLSLK from the coding sequence ATGGCATATAGAAATAAAACATACGTCTGCTTTGATGCTGATAGTGATATAGATTATTACAAAGCAATGCAAAGTTGGAAAGCGACTGACCACATTGATTTTAACTTTTATGACGCTCACGACCTAAATAACATTCGAGAAACGAGCAATGAAGACACAATCAAAAGAAGATTACGAGAAAGATTTAGAGACACCAAATTATTAATTGTATTAGTTGGTAACCAAACAAAATTTCATTATAAATATGTACGTTGGGAAATTGAAGTTGCACTTAAACTTGAAATACCAATAATTGCAGTAAATATTATAAACAGTGAAACAAGAGTTTATGATAAGTATCCACCTATTTTGCGTGATGAGTTAGTGCTAAATATTCAATATAACAGAACTTTAATTAAATACTCAATAGATAATTGGATAGACACATATAACAGTCTAAAATCTAAAGAAGATATTTCAAATAAAGTTTGGAATGAGCAAGTTTACAGAAATTTAAGTCTGAAATAA
- a CDS encoding DUF4200 domain-containing protein produces the protein MKLKLTLLLLTISLLSNAQSFKILDNPTLGKNYEENDEGEYETLNFKVVDKLDLEITAKKKKYQDLLDSIDFGTGSLADKKIKEKQEELDAIKSEIKDLKERRMLYRNEYVKEYLNYSNFTFGFWNERSHAFSEILYDTKGKTFNLINNSGFNIGSNSGSVYTELVSGQLYIFRVSLGTLVSSSSDENIETATIDEAYQRLVTTGGNTVLKFEYPLLYSHASNNQWTIISRLIGKGTADFAEFGTKTDDWAGSGSFGLDIYADVATSNNNIRFYMNYNINKIFGTDSYIDNLGIENSDFSFGQLKLGLVFNKNISLSFVVATFSSEDSLRNRNVIAGGQILR, from the coding sequence ATGAAATTAAAACTCACACTACTACTTTTAACAATTAGTCTTTTAAGTAATGCTCAATCTTTTAAGATTTTAGACAATCCAACCTTAGGGAAAAATTATGAAGAAAATGATGAAGGTGAATATGAGACTTTAAACTTTAAAGTTGTTGATAAACTAGATTTAGAAATAACTGCTAAAAAGAAAAAATATCAAGATTTACTTGATAGTATTGATTTTGGAACTGGAAGTTTAGCGGATAAAAAAATTAAAGAAAAACAAGAAGAATTAGATGCGATAAAATCAGAAATTAAAGACTTGAAAGAACGCAGAATGCTGTATAGAAATGAATATGTAAAAGAATATTTGAATTATAGTAATTTTACTTTTGGTTTTTGGAACGAAAGGTCTCACGCATTTTCAGAAATACTTTATGATACAAAAGGAAAAACTTTTAATCTAATAAATAATTCAGGATTCAACATAGGTAGTAATTCGGGTTCTGTATATACTGAATTAGTTAGTGGTCAACTATATATTTTTAGAGTAAGTTTAGGAACACTAGTTTCAAGCAGTTCTGATGAAAATATTGAAACAGCAACTATAGATGAAGCATATCAACGATTAGTGACAACTGGAGGTAATACTGTATTGAAATTCGAATACCCATTATTATACTCTCATGCTAGTAATAATCAATGGACTATAATTTCACGTTTAATTGGAAAAGGAACAGCCGATTTTGCTGAATTTGGAACAAAGACAGATGATTGGGCAGGTAGTGGTTCTTTTGGTTTGGATATTTACGCAGACGTAGCAACTAGCAATAATAATATTAGGTTTTATATGAATTACAACATCAATAAAATTTTCGGAACTGATTCTTATATTGATAATTTAGGAATTGAGAATAGTGACTTTTCATTTGGACAACTTAAACTCGGATTGGTTTTTAATAAAAACATTAGTCTTTCTTTTGTAGTAGCTACTTTCAGCTCTGAAGATTCACTAAGAAATAGAAATGTTATAGCTGGAGGACAAATTTTAAGGTAG